AAGTCAACTTATTTTTTAAATTAAATAATCTTAATTCATGATAACTTTTTGTTTAAACTCTTATAATGAGAACAGTCATTCTATTTTTGCTTTTTCTTTTGCCCACTCATACTTTGCAATAGCTTGTTCACGTTGTTTAGCATGATCGACAATTGGTTGAGGATAGTCTGTGCCAATAATACAGGACACACTCTCTTGAAGGTTTTTTGGCATCTTCCACGGTTCGTGGAGATACTTCTCTGGAACGTGTTCTAGTTGAGGCAAATACGCTTTAATAAACTCGCCTTTAGGATCAAAGCGCTTACCTTGAGTAACAGGATTAAATATTCTAAAATAAGGAACAGCATCTGTTCCAGTGGAAGCAGCCCACTGCCATCCTCCGATATTACTGGCAGCATCATAATCAATTAGTTGTTGTTGAAAATACTGCTCTCCTAAACGCCAATCACATAAAAGATCTTTAGTTAAAAAAGAAGCTACTATCATTCGTAAACGATTATGCATCCATCCTGTCTTTTGTAACTGAAGCATTGCAGCATCGACAATAGGGTAACCCGTTTTACCTTCTTTCCACAACTGAAACCAGTCAGGATTATTAACCCATTCGATTTGAGAAAAGGCTTTTTGGATAGGCTGAGTTTTCTGATCAGGATAAGCCACATAGACCATATTGTAAAAGTCTCTCCAAGCTAATTCTTTTAAAAAAGTAGCTTGCCCTAGACTATTTGGTGCTTGACGCACAGCGTGATATACCGTGCGAATGCCAATAGCTCCTATTCTTAAAAAAGGAGACAACCGACTCGTCCCTAGCTGCGCTGGAAAATCTCGATTAGCGTGATAAGCTGCTAATTGGTCTTGAATAAATCGATTTAGTTGTTTTGACGCTTCATCAAAAGTTGCAACATCCTGATATTTTTCATCTTTAAAACTCTCAACAGTCCTTAAAACATCATCTGGTGTCTCAAGATTTAACCACCTGCCTTGCGATAGTTCTACTTTAATAGGAGTCTCTTTCGGATAATTTTGCCAAATCCTATAGTAGGGCGTAAAAACTTTATAAGGCTGACCTGATTGGTTAATGATCTCTTGACTACCATGTAAATAGTGATCTTGGTAGGTATGAACAGCAATCCCATTTTTTTTGAAAAATTGTGCTGCTTTTTGATCACGTAAACGACCATATCCAGATTCATCATAGTTAAAATACACATCTGTCCAGTCTTTTAATTGTGTCAATAATTGCTCAAAACAGGTCATTAAGTCTCCATACATTAGATATAAGTCAATACCTTCACATTTTAATAACTTTCTAAAAGCCAAAACGCTAGTAATAAAACTAGATTGATTCCGACTATGTAGCAGATTTAATTGCTCCTTGTTAAATTGAAACACACATAAGGTTGGTGATTGACTAGCAATAGCATGAGCTAAAGCTTTTTGATCATCAATCCTTAAATCTCTACGAAACCACATCACTGAAACCATAACAGATCCCTTTCTTCTATGCAAATAATGCAACTATTTCTTTTTATTTTAACAAAAAGAAAAGTAATCTCCTATAAAATGCCTTAGCAAATTATAAAAGGAAGTCCTAAATCATTTAGGACTTCCTTTTATAATTCATAGAACAGATTTATAATACTCTACTCAAAAAATCTTTTGTACGTTCTTCTTTAGTCAGATCAAAAAGTTGGTTAGGACTTCCTTCTTCCACAATAACGCCGCCATCCATAAACATCACACGGTCTGCGACTTCTTTAGCAAAGCCCATTTCATGAGTCACAATAACCATAGTCATCCCAGATTTAGCCAAATCTTGCATGACAGCCAAGACCTCACCCACCATTTCTGGGTCTAGAGCTGAAGTTGGTTCATCAAAGAGTAAAACATCTGGATCCATAGCCAGTCCACGCGCAATCGCAATCCGCTGCTGTTGCCCACCAGAAAGACTAGCAGGATAAGCCTTGGCTTTTTC
The genomic region above belongs to Streptococcus pyogenes and contains:
- a CDS encoding cryptochrome/photolyase family protein — its product is MVSVMWFRRDLRIDDQKALAHAIASQSPTLCVFQFNKEQLNLLHSRNQSSFITSVLAFRKLLKCEGIDLYLMYGDLMTCFEQLLTQLKDWTDVYFNYDESGYGRLRDQKAAQFFKKNGIAVHTYQDHYLHGSQEIINQSGQPYKVFTPYYRIWQNYPKETPIKVELSQGRWLNLETPDDVLRTVESFKDEKYQDVATFDEASKQLNRFIQDQLAAYHANRDFPAQLGTSRLSPFLRIGAIGIRTVYHAVRQAPNSLGQATFLKELAWRDFYNMVYVAYPDQKTQPIQKAFSQIEWVNNPDWFQLWKEGKTGYPIVDAAMLQLQKTGWMHNRLRMIVASFLTKDLLCDWRLGEQYFQQQLIDYDAASNIGGWQWAASTGTDAVPYFRIFNPVTQGKRFDPKGEFIKAYLPQLEHVPEKYLHEPWKMPKNLQESVSCIIGTDYPQPIVDHAKQREQAIAKYEWAKEKAKIE